In Mus caroli chromosome 16, CAROLI_EIJ_v1.1, whole genome shotgun sequence, the sequence CTGGGGCAATTCTTTAAAAGAGACATGGGGGACATAGAATGAGTACATAGCAAACGACATGTCTTGCTTTAGTGAGAGATGAATGTGAGTCACATTCAATGTTTCTTGGATGAAAGGGACAGTTGAGGACGAGAGTCGGCAGAgggaaaaattgaaaatattgcaTCTCTATAGAAATCATCTTTACGTTTTGCCTCTGAAAAGCCatcagtaaaagaagaaaaaccctcTGCAGTGACAGCGGAAGATGATGCATGGGGTCGCCACCAAGCAGCTCTTGCCAGGAGAAGAGGCAGCTGCCCCTCCCAGCGCCGGCACCTCACAAGTCTCTGTTTTGTCAAATGATTGTCCATTTGTGTGTCTGTTGGAGCAGTTCAGAAGAGAGCCTATTGAGATGTGTTTGTGGACATGACAGATGCCGAGAGCAAAAGCAGACCCATTTGGTAGCCGGCTCTCACTTTTCATGGAAGGCAAAAAGGAGTTGGCACATGGAATTCCACCCATCCAGATGGCTTGGTCTGCTGGCATAGGGATTACAGGGGAAAGCAAGTGAGAAGTGGGGCTTTGAGGATAAAAATAAGCCAAGACAGGAGCTGGGGTTGTGTCTCAGAGGTACAGTATTTGACTCGCATACActaggtcctgggttcaatctttagcaccacacatgcacagaaaggaaaaaaaaatattaaattaaatgtccttgacatttttttcttatgtatctTTTGCCAGATACACTAAATATCATTGGCCCATCGTGTTCGGGGAACACAGATTTCTTCCAGAAATCAAGGGGAGGATAGAGCTAACATTGGACCTCTCGATGCAGTGACGATGGAGAATCATCTGCTCTTCCTTCTCCAATCTCCCTCCAACCCAGTTGATCATGGATGGGTCATTTCAAAGGTCTCCACGGTGGCCTTTTCACGGGGAAATCCTCTGAATGCTTGCTTCACTGAGGAACTCTCTGAATGCCCTCACTTCCTAAACAGCTTATCTTTTACCTTCACAGAAGTCATTTTATGGTTCCCTCAAATTTTCAGGGAATTATAGTCATCAAACCAGTCATCAAGCCACCTAGTGCTTCACCACAGCCCTAACTTGGTCATGTTCTCTGAACAACAAAGCACAGGGTGACCTCTGGCTTGTCCCGGAACATGATCACTACACCTGTCCTCTGTgcccaggaagcagaagaaagttAGGACCTGATCAGGGAAGAATGATTCACAAATTAACAAAACCCCTTGCAAATAAAGAAGTCTGCTGAGACACACGGTTGCAATGCCAACTAATGCAAGTTTATTGAGAAATACACAGGGCAGCAAGCTCCCTCTTTCAGAGACACAAAAAGCAGAAGCCAGGCAATAAAGCAGCAAGGTGAAGCCATGGGCTGTCGGCAGGAGAGCCTCTGGAAGCATCGTGAGACCTCAGACTGGACTGAGGTGGCGAAGCCTCTGGAAGCTTTGAGACGCTTACACGGAACCAGAAACCAAACCTTAAAGTTATCTTACTGCTGGCAAGAAACATTTTAGAGTGCCAAAGGCAGCTTGGGCATAGATAGCAGTTAGCAACTTGGCAGTCAATAACACGACGAAGCATTCAGGCAGCGTACAGGAAGGTCCCGGAAACATAGCTGGCGAGGCACGGAGACTCAACTGGCTCAGTGGCTCTTAGGCACTTAGCAAGTTCTTCGGCAGCTGGATACACAGGACTGCTGGTGTGTCCTGGAGACTCCACAGGTTGGTTGGCAGACAGTAGCGATACCTCCCACTGGTTGGCAGACGGTAGAGATGCCTCCCACTTGTTGGCAGGTGGTAGAGATGCCTCCCACTGGTTGGCAGGTGGTAGAGATGCCTCCCACTGGTTGGCAGGAGCTGGAAATCCCTCCCAGGGGCTGACAGCCAGTGGACACAAAAGTGAGTGGCCGGCTACAGGGCGTAGAGCAAGGATTGGAGACACAGGTAGTCTGTCGATTGCAAGTTACCTGGACAGGAGTGGAGATacaagaagttctctggtagCACGTTGGCTGGCAGGCAGTAGGCTCACAGTATGACTCCTGACAATGgtccaggagccaggagccagttTGGAAAGAACTGGGCAAGTAGAGGCCACTCAGGCAGTCTGCGTCACGGGCTGAGGCTGTGGTAACTGGGCCCACTGGAGCAGTGTAACGTCCTCCAACTGGCCTGGAAGAGCAATTTCTTGTGGAGCAGTTGAAAGACAtgatggcagagagagagggctGCGCTGTGTCCTTGAAGTTAGCTGAATTATGAATGCTACTTCAGGACCCTGGGCTTTTTATATATCCTTGCTCATGGGTGGGGTGCCCCTGCTGGTTCCCTTGGCTTCTTTGGCTCACACCGCCTTGCCTTAGAACATCTCGTGAATCTCCAAGTTAATTGTCCCTGGAGAAGCCTTCTCCCTCGTAAAGGACATTTAGTAGTTTGGTAACTAAACCATAAGTCTCCTGCACTGTACTTTAGTCTGGGTTAAGAATGCAGTTGACAGCTTCAAAGCTATTGGTCATCCTCACCCACATTTCATCCCCCATTTATCTTGCATCCGATGAGTGTCCGTGTCCAGCCACAACTCCAAACATGCCGCTGCTGCCCCACCAGCGCACTCTCTCTTCCTTCCGGCCGGGGCTGATAGCATGCTCACGCCATGCTTGCTCTGTCAATGGCATTTAATACGCTTTCGACATAAGTTAATGAGTCACTCTTCCACAGCTAACGGGGCTTCTCCTAAGGGGAGCTGCCCTTTCAGATCGCTTCATGATAGCAACGAGAAGGCCTGCCAAGGAAGAGGACACAAAGATGTATCCAAATCAGGAGGGGATGCTCGGCTTTCCTTCATGTACCAAAGCAGGAAGAgtgcaggaaggaaagaaagctctGGGCATCCCTCTTTAGTCCATCCAGGCAGCGAGTGAGATGCTCATTAGCAGGAACTGCGGTCCGAGCCAACAGAGAGaccctttttaaaataaaattggtcGAGAATTATTCCTAAAAGTTTTACTCTAATAAAAATGGCTAACAATTACTTGTGAGCCTCATTAGGATGCCAGGAGACAggcttcattaattttaaaattattataatgtTAATTTAAAAGGCTACAGTGTCTTTCTCCCATTTTGCTCAATACAGttgaaacatatttattttcacaCAAGCTATTATAGATAGGATGCATTTTAATCAAGAATAAACTAAAGACTCTCCAAGGTCATTGTCTTTATCACAGATAAGGGTAAGCACGGGTGGGCGGGATCAGGCACTTAATCAATGCTTGGTAGCAAATGGGTGTATGAAGAGGTTTCTGTAATATTTAATTATTCCTTTTATGCATGGAGAACCAGACTGATgttgttctcttttgtttcatCTCAGTACAATATAGTTGActctgagaaagaaaatcaactGTTTCTGTGAGTCCATCTATACACAGGTAAATCACCTGTTTGAGCTAACAAAATAAGTTACTGCAACACAGCTCAAGTAGCCAGAGATATCCTCACCTCAGAACAGCTATAAAAATTTGACATGACCTGGCTTACATGGTGAACAATAATGGACTTACATATATTTGAGAGCTACAGGCAGGGCCACAAAGAGAACAGTTTTACATCAGGATGCATCAGAAGTCCCCTTGCAAGAAAAGCATCATCCATCTAATTAGAGGCTGATGACACTCAACAATAGGATGCTGGACCATGGGCTGTGTTAGAAATCCCGAGGATCAACTTTAATGGCTCCAAGAATGTTCTCAGGAGCAAGGGGAAAGAGATGAATGAGACGACTCCTTTCCACACTGTTGTGACCATGCTCTTTCCACCAGCAAGAAGGCCCCAGATGTTTGAAGGTCAGAGGGCCCGGTCAAGGGATGGGCTGGCTTGTTTTACAACAGATGAGTTgttaacaggcttctgtcagctgAGGACTTGCAGGTCACAGGGAAGAGAAGTCAGTAGTAGATATGCAAAAGGAGTAAAGGCGACAGACTCTGTCAGTGACTATTACTGCATTCCTggaaaggcagaggggagagagagagagagagagagagagagagagagagagagagagaatacacaagCATATATGCTATTGTAGTATGGGGGcattcagaggacaattttcaggagtcagttttctccttccaccatgtgggctcagACCATGATGCTCAGAGGCAAGCCAACACCTTTACCATCTCGCCGGCCCATGGCAGAATTTTTAAAGCTCTTTATCTTTCTCTATTAAGCTTTTCTACAGAGTGTTGGAAGTCAGACTCTGCAGGAATCCTGGAGAATGCCTTCCATTGGCTTcaggaggaaaatgaagggatGCTTTTAGCGCACGCGCTTCTGATCTGGCTGGTGAGTCAGGAGCTTATCTCACCTGGACCTTCCAGCAGCACTACGGAGCAGGCATCAGACCCCATGACAGATGCTGAAAGTTCAGGCAGGCTCAGGGGCCATCCGAGTCATTCGGTTTATATCTGACTAGGTGAAAATTCAACTACAGCAAAACCTAAGGGCAAGCAGGTCACAGTTGGGGCAGTTGAACCATGCTGGGATGTCCATCCTAAAGTGTGATGAAGAATTCACTTACTGACGTCAGACCACCAGCCCTACACTCATAGCAGTATAAAGGATACAGTAACTCTCCCCTCCAGGCCATTAACCATCtagcaacaaaataaatggaAGTCATTCCACGTACCATTGAATACTTTTTATTTAGCTAGAGTGAGATTCAAGGTCATtataagcaaagcaaaaccagagATCCATCAGTAGCTTGAAAGTACAATTTGAATTCACAATTGTTTGTAATGGCCATACATGTAACTAATTCTCAGAGAATAGCAGAGAAGGGAATTGGCTTGTCCATTTTCCTCAGAACCTGCCATTTTGCAGATGTTAAATGAAAGCAATGGGTTGAATGGGTTCCTTGGATTTTTAATTACTGACTGAAACTACTGGTTTGTGCTTACATTGTGGCTGAAAGTACTGAAATCTTATATTAAAATGATTTCAGCATTTACAAGTCATGTTTTTCAGAGGGGCCAAGACCTTGCCACcaagaaatgaaaactgttcAGGCCTCTGTTATCCTCTGAAGCTGTGTCCAGAGCCTTGAGAACACTTCTGCATACTTGCATGCAATTCCTTGTAGAAGCATGcatctttatttgatttttactACTCAAAGTTGCAGAGTAAAGTGAACTGCTATGGTGTCCTCAAGGGGTGGGGTGTCCTCATGCTGAGGCTTTGGTCTGCAATTCGAGGCTCATATTGCGGGTCCATTGATACATTCATAAGTGAATGGACTATGGGGCAAGTGGTGGAGACTGTGGACAGTGTGGTCTGCTTGGCATACATAGCCATTGCTGAGATGTCTTTGAAGGGATTGCTCATggattctctcctctcctctcctctccctccccctctccctctccccctcccctccccatcctcctcccctcctgtcccctccctcccctcctctcccctcccttctcctcccctctcctctcctctcctttcctctcctctccttcctccccctccccctNNNNNNNNNNNNNNNccctctttctctctctctccctcccccttccctctttcctctcccctccccctccctctccctctctgtctatgtctccctatctgtgtgtgtgtgtctctctctctctcttttcctttttcccaccTCTGATTCTAGGCTTCTATAAGATAAGCATCCTGttcacacatgcgcacacacacacatacacactcatacacatgcacacatacacatgtacgaacacacaacatgcacacatgcatacacatgcacacacatacacacacatgcacacatgtacatgtacacacacacatgcgcgcacgcaCTCATGGCACAGTGTTTTTCCTCACTATAATCCAGACAGTAATGGAACTAACTAAATGCTGACAAAGCCTGAGAAGCCATGCACCAAGTCCATCTGCCTCCCTTCACCATCtgctcacagcaatgaaacagaGACAAGTATATCCACTGACACTCATGTGACACTCAAACCCCAGAGAATCCTAAGTTGAGAGTATTTTAAGTGGAATTGATGAATCATACTTTTATTATGATTATAAGAAAATACGTTCAGCCAACCAGCCACTCTCATCTCATAGTCTGCACGATATGAAACGTCAGTGCAGCAGAAACCAACCTATGAGGATGGCACACTGTCTCCCCTTTGCAGAGCATCCAGTGAGGAGACTGAGATAAGAGCAGATGAGGAGAAAGCAGAGGCCCACTCTCTCCCATTATCTTCATCACAGATGGGCGATTTGCTCTCATTTGTATAGAATGATCTAAATCTTATACAATAATTGTTGCGGGCTGGAAATGAGCAATTCTTTCATTCCGACTGAATCACAGCAATCACTTGCAAGGCCAACCATTTGGGAATAAAATGAGTTAAGCAGGTGCAGGAGGCTGAAGGCTTGGTATGCACAGAGGACGCTTCTCATCAGAAAGTTGGGAATAATGTTGATCAATACCGGTCCAGAGAAAACGCCTAATTGAGTCCCATCAAATACAGGCAGGGTGGATTTGCAGAGAATCAATAAACGTAAAACAAAATTTGGTTGCTCTCTACTTTGAGGAAGTGATTGTCTCCTCAAAATTAAGCTATTCATTGTCTCttgagaaatataaaagaaaattcaaatttttatAGAGAGAACATTACAGTTGCCATGAAACTTAAAATTAATTCTATCTCAGCTGAGTaactctgcttttgtttttaacttaacaCAGACTCTAGATTGAGTCTCCAGAATCTCTCCTAACTGAGCCATTAAAAACCCTCAAGGCCTGAGTGACACACATTGCAAAAACTGAAACTTGTGCTCCAAACTCTCATCCAAAAGCATCAATCATAAGAAGAATGGCGTCTCTCGTGCTGGTGCCTACCGcggagacagaaggcagagattAAAGTAAGCTAGGGACGTCCACTAAGATGACGGAACAGGTGCCACTCAAAGAACCCAAAGACAGCGCCGAGTAGCCATGTGATCTGCATAAAgaaaagccttcacaggatgCCGCTGGGGTTGAGCACTCTAGAAATAAACCGTGCTCTCTCCACCCACTTTCAAGTTCATGTGGTTGTCAGGGTGTGCTTTTTCACCCTGGCTCAAAATGACGACGGTCCCACCGGGGAAGTTGAGTAGAATCTCAAGGGTGGATCCACGTGCAGCTGAGGAGGCTTTACAGGGTGCGCCTTCATTGGGCTCCACCCGCATCTTCCTGTAGTCTTCAAGCAAGCTTAAGCCAGCTTCCAGGAAGTAAAACCAAAGAGTGTGGCCTTGCCTTTAGGGCCCTTCCTATACTTCCTGCTTCTCACTGGGTCCTCTCTGATACTATGGCAAGTAGTGCAGGCTAACTTGGTCTTAAGCTCATGTACCGGTCCATCAGAAGGGCTGCAAACGTGAAGACAAGGCTTCTATCTTTCCTCCTCTGGGTAGGTTGTACGGAAACTCATTTCAGAGTTCCATGGAGCCTGACCTAGTGGCTTGCAACAGCGACAAGCTTGGCAGAcctttttgagggttttttttttttccttctctttatctcAGTGACTAAATACCCACAGAAAAATATTCCCTCAACTGTACTGAGTTCTGATTTTAGGGAACTTTAGATTGGGGCTACATGTTCTAATACTAATATATATTAGCTAGAAGTGCTAACACATCTTTATTTCCCCCCTTGGAGCCTATAATACACTCAAGTTTCTATTCATGAAATCCAGAAAGCATCTTAGATGCAATTTGAGGCTCAAGAAGGAACTGTGACAGCCTTTATACACACTGTTACTGTAGTGATTATTAAACTCCTTCAAAGCAGAGCATCAGGTTTTTCCTTAGCACAGGC encodes:
- the LOC110311167 gene encoding keratin-associated protein 11-1 isoform X1 gives rise to the protein MSFNCSTRNCSSRPVGGRYTAPVGPVTTASARDADCLSGLYLPSSFQTGSWLLDHCQESYCEPTACQPTCYQRTSCISTPVQVTCNRQTTCVSNPCSTPCSRPLTFVSTGCQPLGGISSSCQPVGGISTTCQPVGGISTTCQQVGGISTVCQPVGGIATVCQPTCGVSRTHQQSCVSSCRRTC
- the LOC110311167 gene encoding keratin-associated protein 11-1 isoform X2 produces the protein MSFNCSTRNCSSRPVGGRYTAPVGPVTTASARDADCLSGLYLPSSFQTGSWLLDHCQESYCEPTACQPTCYQRTSCISTPVQVTCNRQTTCVSNPCSTPCSRPLTFVSTGCQPLGGISSSCQPVGGISTVCQPVGGIATVCQPTCGVSRTHQQSCVSSCRRTC